One window of the Salvia miltiorrhiza cultivar Shanhuang (shh) chromosome 6, IMPLAD_Smil_shh, whole genome shotgun sequence genome contains the following:
- the LOC130987550 gene encoding protein IN CHLOROPLAST ATPASE BIOGENESIS, chloroplastic-like gives MKYNIHKTRLTDMKAGGGVVFGVPRASAVVFSHRCPTIRCYSSSFPDHASFIKDVAAAKPPEHLNQLLRILQVRGEQIISPGAKQGLLPLAVPLSKNNSGSVTALLRWPTAPTGMEMPVVEVREYGVWLLAKNVEQYIKRILVEEDVKSPQERNEELFYASVDAGNNFYKKGDFAASQIPSLETYLLKKVGLFPDIIERKVKQHFDKGDHVSALVTGEFYTKKEHFPGFGRPFVFNAEVLLKVGRTLEAKDAARGALKSPWWTLGCKYQEVADIAQWEDEQIEYIKEKVTDEGRQEDLKKGKEPAQIALDEAAFLLDLASVEGTWDACVERVAECYKQAAFDDIATFILYRD, from the exons ATGAAATATAACATCCACAAAACCAGACTCACAGATATGAAGGCGGGCGGTGGAGTGGTGTTCGGAGTTCCACGCGCCTCCGCAGTTGTCTTTTCCCATCGCTGCCCCACCATTCGCTGCTACTCCTCATCTTTTCCGG ACCATGCTTCGTTCATAAAAGATGTCGCCGCCGCAAAACCGCCGGAGCATTTGAATCAGCTTCTTAGAATACTTCAGGTCAGAG GCGAGCAAATTATTTCTCCGGGGGCAAAGCAAGGTTTGCTTCCACTTGCTGTTCCCCTCTCCAAAAATAACTCAG GTTCTGTAACTGCATTATTGCGATGGCCAACTGCTCCTACTGG GATGGAGATGCCAGTAGTAGAGGTTCGTGAATATGGGGTTTGGCTTTTGGCTAAAAAT GTTGAGCAGTATATCAAGAGAATCTTAGTGGAAGAAGATGTAAAGAGCCCTCAGGAAAGAAATGAGGAGTTATTTTATGCTTCAGTTGATGCGGGAAATAACTTTTATAAGAAGGGTGATTTTGCCGCATCTCAGATTCCAAGCTTAGAGACATATCTTTTGAAGAAG GTAGGTTTGTTTCCAGACATAATCGAACGCAAAGTAAAGCAGCATTTCGACAAAGGAGACCAT GTCTCAGCTTTGGTGACTGGGGAATTCTATACTAAAAAGGAGCATTTTCCAGGATTCGGGCGGCCCTTTGTGTTTAACGCCGAAGTTCTGCTAAA AGTTGGACGAACTTTAGAAGCCAAGGATGCCGCAAGGGGTGCTCTGAAATCACCGTGGTGGACACTCGGCTGCAAGTATCAG GAAGTTGCTGATATAGCTCAATGGGAGGATGAGCAAATTGAGTATATAAAAGAGAAGGTGACAGATGAGGGAAGGCAAGAGGACTTGAAAAAGGGAAAGGAGCCTGCTCAG ATTGCACTGGACGAAGCTGCTTTCTTATTAGATTTAGCGTCAGTTGAAGGGACCTGGGATGCATGTGTGGAGAGAGTTGCTGAGTGTTACAAGCAGGCTGCATTTGATGATATTGCCACTTTTATTCTTTACAGAGATTAG